DNA from Fibrobacter sp.:
ATTCCTCAGGCAAAAGTCCAGCAAAGAACGGCCGCAATTCGGGGCCGCTGTACGGCTCGGCTTTCAGCGGCAAGGATTGTGAGATCGGCCCCGCATGGGAATCCGAAAGATACACCGGATCATAGCAAAACTGTTCGGAACCGCTTGCGAACTTATCGTAGCTCCCGACCCTCCTGCCATTCCAGCAGACATCAAGCGACTTGACAATGGTGTCTTGCATGGGAATATCCTCAGTCCACAGAACCATTGGAAAGGACGACGTTCATTCCCAAAGCCGACAGAACCTGCAAGGCCTTGCCCATCTGACAGGTTGCCTTACCTGCTTCCAGATCGACAATGAACCTCAAACCCGTTCCGGCAACCATTGCCAATGCAGGTTGAG
Protein-coding regions in this window:
- a CDS encoding helix-turn-helix transcriptional regulator, with the protein product MTTAEIGEKVRAERKRQGLTQPALAMVAGTGLRFIVDLEAGKATCQMGKALQVLSALGMNVVLSNGSVD